DNA sequence from the Methanofollis formosanus genome:
CTCCGACTTCTTTCTCGCGAAGGTGACGCGCTGCCTGCACGTCGGGCAGGTGGTGGAGTACTTCGCCTTCCCGCCGTATTCCCAGGAGAAACCGCATGCCGGACAGGTGAGATGCATCGATCACATCTTGGCTCCATCCCGTAATAGGAGTGCCGAAACGCCCCCGACAGATCCCGACACCACGGTGAACCGTCGGCCCCGATTTATAAAAAAATATATATGGGGGAGGCGCCTCCATACCCCCGGAGGAACCATGCCAAAAGGGAAATTTGAGGTTTACCGGGACAAAGGAGGCGAATACAGGTTCAGACTGAAGGCCTCGAACGGCCAGGTCATCGCCACCAGCCAGGGCTACAAGTCGAGGGAGTCCTGCATGAAGGGGATTGACAGCGTCAGGAACAATGCCCCGAATGCCGAGATCATCGAACTGAGCGAGTGACTCTTTTAAAAAAAGATTATTTTTTGACCTTGCAGAAGAAGCGGTCCATGATCTCGGGCGCCCGGTCCTTGAGCCCGAAGCCGACGATGATCGCGATGGCGGCACCGACGCCGAGCCCCACGCCCCATGCCAGCGGCCCGATGAAGATATAGATGATCGTCAGGTCGAAGGCGAGTTGCGTCAGCGCGAGGATGATCACGACGAAGTACAGGAAGAGCCTGACCAGCAGGATCATCGGACCGATCAGGGAGATCTCCATATTCTCTCCGTAGCGCTCCATCCAGTCCGCGAAGAAGTCGATGAGGATGATGCCGACCACCAGGATCAGGATAAAGGCCACGACATTCGGGATGTACGCGACGATGGCGGCCATCATCTGCGAGAGCGACTCGATCTGAAGGACATTCGTTGCCGCCATGATGGCGATGAGGTAGATGAAGATTCTCACTAGGATATCGAAGAGATGCACGATCGACAACCCGCTCTTCTCGATCGCGGCCCCGGGTTCCGTCTTCCTGAGGACGTCGTCCACCCCGATCTTATCGAGGAAGACCGAGACCGCCTTGCCAAGCACCCGCCCGAGGATCCACCCGACGATCAGGATGATGATGGCGGCGACGATGTTCGGCAGGAAGATCACCACTCCGCCGACCATCTCAGAGATCTGAGACATGATATCAACCATAAGACATCAGGCCCAAATTATAATATTGTCATATATAATTTGCCCCGGCACCGGATCGTCATCATCCCCGCAAAATCACGGCCTGAATGCCCGGCCCCGTTCAGCCGGCGATCTCCGAGAGAGGATCGTTCGGGAACGATTCCGAAAATCTATACGAAACACGGCTCTGGAGAATTCGGCACGAACCCCTGGTTCAAGCATACGCGGTTGAATATTGTTCTGAGCTTCGCTTCGGCATGCGGATGGATCCCTCTCACTCGCCGCCCCCGCCTATCTTCGTCGTGGGGGGTCCAGGGGGTGCAACCCCCCGGCGCGAGACGGCGATAAAGATTCTACGATGAGGGCGGCACATCGGATCATCACGCCTTCCCGTACCATACGCACCGGGGGCGTGCCGGAGCGCGAGAGAGACGAGACCTCATCCCATCCCGATCTCGATGACCGTCGGGTACTTCCGCATCATCGCATAGACGATCGCGTTCGAGACCCAGAGTTTGCCTTCCCGCATCTCGCGCATCTCGCTCAGTTCGCCGAGTGCCTGCAGGGCCCTGAACGCGGTCTCGTCCCTGAGATAATAACTGTCCGTGACGTCGAGGGTGGAATAGAAGGTGATCGGGATCATGAGGCGGTGATGGACCTTCTCGGGCAGACGTTCGCCGAGTGTCCGGATCACCTCCCGGTCGAAGACATGCTCCTTCCCCCCTTTCGTCACCGCAGAGGGGGACGGTTCGGTGAGCAGTCGGGCAAGGGACT
Encoded proteins:
- a CDS encoding YegP family protein — translated: MPKGKFEVYRDKGGEYRFRLKASNGQVIATSQGYKSRESCMKGIDSVRNNAPNAEIIELSE
- a CDS encoding DUF61 family protein; the protein is MSYRPNLGEESVLKKWISLEVGRIKDGLVAEKKSLARLLTEPSPSAVTKGGKEHVFDREVIRTLGERLPEKVHHRLMIPITFYSTLDVTDSYYLRDETAFRALQALGELSEMREMREGKLWVSNAIVYAMMRKYPTVIEIGMG
- a CDS encoding mechanosensitive ion channel family protein, whose amino-acid sequence is MVDIMSQISEMVGGVVIFLPNIVAAIIILIVGWILGRVLGKAVSVFLDKIGVDDVLRKTEPGAAIEKSGLSIVHLFDILVRIFIYLIAIMAATNVLQIESLSQMMAAIVAYIPNVVAFILILVVGIILIDFFADWMERYGENMEISLIGPMILLVRLFLYFVVIILALTQLAFDLTIIYIFIGPLAWGVGLGVGAAIAIIVGFGLKDRAPEIMDRFFCKVKK